In Sinorhizobium arboris LMG 14919, a genomic segment contains:
- a CDS encoding sulfite exporter TauE/SafE family protein: MEDFILFALVGFIAQAIDGALGMAYGVICSTVLLAFGVPPAQASASAHTAELFTTAASGSAHLYHRNIDWKLFWRLIPFGAAGGVLGAFVVTSFDGDQVKPFVTAYLAMIGVWLLYRSFHRIPTNPVKMRIVAPLGATAGFLDAAGGGGWGPVATTGLLGAGGQPRFVIGTVSASEFLIALTVSLSFLTTILTGHWEQAGDFRHHFTSIGGLITGGVLAAPLAGWVVKALREKTLLRLVGSLITLLAGYQTLELTGFL, encoded by the coding sequence ATGGAAGATTTCATACTGTTCGCATTGGTCGGATTTATCGCCCAGGCAATCGATGGCGCTCTCGGGATGGCCTATGGCGTCATCTGCTCGACGGTGCTTCTCGCCTTCGGCGTGCCGCCCGCCCAGGCGTCTGCGTCGGCTCACACGGCGGAGTTGTTCACCACTGCCGCTTCCGGATCGGCTCATCTCTATCACCGCAACATCGATTGGAAGCTGTTCTGGCGGCTCATTCCTTTTGGCGCCGCCGGCGGCGTGTTGGGTGCCTTCGTAGTGACGTCGTTCGACGGAGATCAGGTCAAGCCGTTCGTCACGGCCTATCTCGCAATGATTGGGGTCTGGCTGCTTTATCGCTCCTTTCATCGCATTCCCACAAATCCGGTCAAAATGAGGATCGTGGCGCCGCTCGGTGCAACCGCCGGGTTTCTCGATGCCGCAGGCGGCGGCGGATGGGGCCCCGTCGCCACCACCGGTCTGCTCGGCGCAGGCGGACAGCCGCGTTTTGTTATCGGTACCGTCAGCGCGAGCGAGTTTCTGATTGCACTCACAGTGTCTCTGAGCTTCCTGACAACGATTCTGACTGGTCACTGGGAGCAGGCTGGCGACTTCCGCCACCATTTCACGTCCATAGGCGGGCTGATTACGGGCGGCGTGTTGGCGGCGCCGCTTGCAGGATGGGTGGTCAAGGCACTGCGAGAGAAAACGCTTCTGCGGCTCGTTGGGTCTCTGATCACGCTTTTGGCCGGTTATCAGACGCTCGAACTTACCGGGTTTCTCTGA